DNA from Agathobaculum sp. NTUH-O15-33:
TGGCAACGCCAAGACCGCCCGCACCGATGAACGAGGCGATACCGGCCAGCGCGATCGTCATGACCGTCATATTGCGCACGCCTGCAAGGATCATGGGCATGGCCAGCGGCAGCTTTACTTTCCATAGGACCTGCGCGCGGGTGCCGCCCATGCCCGTTGCCGCCTCGACCAGCAGCGGTTCGACATTGGCAAGGCCCGTATAGGTATTCCGCACCATGGGCAGCAGTGCGTATATAGTCAACGCGATCACCGCGGTCGTATTCCCGATGCCGGACAGCGGGATTAAAAATCCCAAAAGGGAAATAGACGGTATGGTATAGATAAAGTTGATGACGCCCATCACGACCTTGGAACTTCTGCGGTACTCGCTGATCGCCACGCCGGTCAGCAGACCGTTCACAATCGCCAGCGCGATCGAAAGAAGGGAGAGCTGCAGGTGCTCCAACAGCAACCCCCAAAAGAAGTCTCCTCGCGATGAAAGCAGCTGGATCATTTCGTTAATCAAATTCGTTGCTCCTTTATTATACATGCGCTGGGACAAAGCTCCGCGCAGAGACCGCAGTGCAGGCAATGCGCTTGCTCAATACGGTAGGGAGAACCTGCCGCAATGCATTTTTGCGGGCAGGCTGCGGCGCATTTTCCGCAGCCGATACATGCTTCGGTAATGAAAAAGCCCTTGGGTTCCGCGCGGGCGCCGCCAAACGGAAACAGCGCGCGCTCAATCGGGGATACGCCGAGATCGAAAAACTCGACCTGACCCGCGCGGATACAGAAAGCCTCCAGCACATAGCGGCTATCGCCGGGATATACCTCGTTCATCGTAGGATTGGCCTTAAAAATGCGGTCTATCCAGCTAGTTTGCTCATCCAGCCGCTCCGCTATGCCGTTTAGCCGCACCATCTGATACTTTTCGTTCATGCCGGTCACGGCTACATGCCCGTCCTGCATCAGCTCCCGATAAAACGCCTTGCCGCGCGCGGTGCAAAAATAAAGGGCTTGCTGTTCCGCCAGCATTACGTCGATCATGCGCACCTGCGGCAGGCCGTTTTCGTCCACGGTCGCAAAGGCCGCGTCCCGTATGCTGCGCAGCATGGCGAGGCAGTTTTGTGCATTCATAGGTATCCTTCCTTTTTTTGCATGAATCGTGATATGTTCATTGTAGCCGTCTTGTTGCGTTTTGGCAAGTACGCACTTTTTTGTAGCATGGTATCGCCCGGGTAACCATCGATTTGTAAATTTTTCTTGACGCTTCTTGACTTTAGCTGGGAAACATGGTTAGATAGTAATAATTTATGAAAAGAAGAGGCGTAAAACCTTGAATTTAGATCGGAATAACGTAAAGAAAATCCTAGGGTTGATCGCATTCGCCGTGCTGCTGTATGTCGGCCTGCAAAATACCAAGCTGGTCGGTTCGGTTTTGCGGTATGTGCTCGGCCTGCTCACGCCGTTTTTGATCGGCGGCTGTATCGCGTTTATCCTGAACGTGCCCCTGCGTTTTTTTGAAAAGAACCTATTTACCGGGCCCAAGGCCACAAAAAATAAAAGGCTGATCAAAATGAAGCGCGTGTGCAGCATCGTGCTGACGCTTCTGGTCGTGATCGGCGTAATCGCGATTGTGCTGTTCATGGTGCTGCCCGAGCTGTACAACTCCATCGCCGCGATCGGCAAGGAGCTTACCGCAGCCCGCGCCCGCGTGCCGGAATGGCTCGATCAGATCGGTCAGGCCGTGCCCATGTTTGAAAAGGAGATCGCCTCGCTCAAAATCAGCTGGCAGGAGATCGACTGGAAGGGGATCGGCACCATGCTCGTCGATTTCCTGCGCAATTCCAGCTTCCTGAGCGACACGTTCAACTTCGCCAGCTCGGCGCTCAGCGGCGTGGCAAACGCTTTCATCGGCCTGATCTTCGCCATCTATATTTTGATGCAGAAGGAAAATCTGGGCCGCCAGTTCCGCCGCTTGTTTTATTCCTTTTTCCCGGAAAAGCACGTCGACCGCTTTTTGGAGGTCTGCCACCTGACGAGCAGTTCGTTCAGCAGCTTTTTATCCGGCCAGTGTTTGGAAGCGTTTATTCTCGGCCTGATGTTCTTTATCGCCATGTCGATATTCAGTATGCCGTACGCGCTCATGGTCGCCGTGCTGATCGGCGTGACCGCGCTTATTCCGATTTTCGGCGCGTTCATCGGCTGCTTTGTCGGCGTACTGCTTATCTTTATCATCAGCCCGATCCAGTCGCTGTGGTTTTTGGTCCTGTTTCTGGTGCTGCAGCAGGTGGAGGGCAACTTTATCTATCCGCGCGTGGTCGGCGGTTCGGTCGGCCTGCCGTCTATTTGGGTGCTTGCCGCGGTCACGCTCGGCGCGAGTATGGCCGGTATCATTGGTATGCTGTTTTCCATTCCGCTCTTTTCCGTCATTTACACGCTGCTGCGGGAAACCGTGCGCCAGCGTGTACGGGAACGGCATATCGCGCCCGGTAAAATTAAATAACAGGCGATGATTCGCAGCCGCTCTCCGTTGTTTCCAGATCGGGGGCGGCTGCAATTTTGAATAAACTATAAAATTTTGTATAGGGGCTTGATTTTTCCTGTTTGTGAGCTTATCATAATAACGTTAGCACTCCTTTGCTTAGAGTGCTAACACCAAAAGACGTTGGCGCTTGCGCAAGCAGAGTGCTAATAAAAAACATAGAGGTGGATTTTGTCATGGCGAAAAAACAATTCAAGGCGGAATCGAAGCGCCTGCTCGATCTGATGATCAATTCGATCTACACGCACAAAGAGATTTTTCTGCGCGAGTTGATCTCCAACGCTTCGGACGCGACCGATAAGCTGTATTACAACGCGATGAAGGAAGGGCAGACCGGTATTACGCGCGAGACCCTGCCGATCGAGCTGACGCTCGACAAGGAAAACCGCCGTTTTGTGATCGAGGATCACGGCTGCGGTATGACAGCGGAGGAGATGGAGGCCAACCTCGGCACGATCGCCCGCTCAGGATCGCTGGCATTCAAACAGGAAAACACCGACCAGACCGATATCGATATCATCGGCCAGTTCGGCGTGGGCTTTTACGCGGCGTTTATGGTGGCAAGCCATGTTGAAGTCGTATCCCGCGCCATGGGAAGCGAAGAGGCCAACTGCTGGCAATCCGACGGGGCGGCGGGCTATACGATCGCGCCGTGCGAAAAGGCCGAAAACGGCACCCGTATCACGCTGACCATTAAGGAAAATACCGAAAACGAAAACTACGATGAGTTTTTAGAGCCGTACCGCATCCAGTCGCTTGTCAAGAAATACTCGGATTATATCCGCTACCCGATCCGCATGGACATGGTCAAGAGCCGCATGAAGGAAAAGCCGGCCGACGCGCCCGAGGATTACACGCCCGAGTGGGAGGAGTACACCGAAAACGAGACCCTCAATTCCATGGTGCCGATCTGGAAGAAATCCAAAAAGGAACTAAAGGACGAGGATTATAACGATTTTTACACCTCCAAGTTTTACGATTACCAGCCGCCGCTGCGCCATATCCATATGAACACCGAGGGCGCGGTCACTTACACCGCCATGTTGTTCATTCCGTCCCACGCGCCAATGGATTATTACACCAAGGACTTTGAGAAGGGCTTGCAGCTTTACTCCAACGGCGTGCTCATCATGGACAAATGCGCCGATCTTCTGCCCGACCATTTCAGCTTTGTGCGCGGCATGGTGGACACGGCGGATCTGTCGCTGAACATCTCCCGCGAAATGCTCCAGCACGACCGTCATCTCAAGGCGATCGCGCAGAGCATCGAAAAAAAGATCAAAAACGAGCTTTTGAAGATCATGACCGACAGCCGCGAGGACTACGAGAAGTTTTGGAACGCCTTTGGGCGTCAGCTGAAGTACGGCGCCTATGTCCAGTACGGCGCGCATAAGGAT
Protein-coding regions in this window:
- the htpG gene encoding molecular chaperone HtpG, translating into MAKKQFKAESKRLLDLMINSIYTHKEIFLRELISNASDATDKLYYNAMKEGQTGITRETLPIELTLDKENRRFVIEDHGCGMTAEEMEANLGTIARSGSLAFKQENTDQTDIDIIGQFGVGFYAAFMVASHVEVVSRAMGSEEANCWQSDGAAGYTIAPCEKAENGTRITLTIKENTENENYDEFLEPYRIQSLVKKYSDYIRYPIRMDMVKSRMKEKPADAPEDYTPEWEEYTENETLNSMVPIWKKSKKELKDEDYNDFYTSKFYDYQPPLRHIHMNTEGAVTYTAMLFIPSHAPMDYYTKDFEKGLQLYSNGVLIMDKCADLLPDHFSFVRGMVDTADLSLNISREMLQHDRHLKAIAQSIEKKIKNELLKIMTDSREDYEKFWNAFGRQLKYGAYVQYGAHKDLLMDLLLYHSSTENKMVSLDEYISRMKEEQKYIYYACGETVEKIKLLPAMETLADKGIEVLCLHHDIDEFCIKMMASYKEKEFKSITDADLGLESEDEKEEIKKLSEENAPLLTKLSETLTGKVKKVELTGRLKSHPCCLRAEGPVTLEMEKVLNQQAMDDSQRVHAERVLELNAEHPIFKKLCDLQQQGSDEINAYADILYTQALLIEGMPVDDPVAYANAVCALLAK
- a CDS encoding AI-2E family transporter, coding for MNLDRNNVKKILGLIAFAVLLYVGLQNTKLVGSVLRYVLGLLTPFLIGGCIAFILNVPLRFFEKNLFTGPKATKNKRLIKMKRVCSIVLTLLVVIGVIAIVLFMVLPELYNSIAAIGKELTAARARVPEWLDQIGQAVPMFEKEIASLKISWQEIDWKGIGTMLVDFLRNSSFLSDTFNFASSALSGVANAFIGLIFAIYILMQKENLGRQFRRLFYSFFPEKHVDRFLEVCHLTSSSFSSFLSGQCLEAFILGLMFFIAMSIFSMPYALMVAVLIGVTALIPIFGAFIGCFVGVLLIFIISPIQSLWFLVLFLVLQQVEGNFIYPRVVGGSVGLPSIWVLAAVTLGASMAGIIGMLFSIPLFSVIYTLLRETVRQRVRERHIAPGKIK
- a CDS encoding ABC transporter permease translates to MINEMIQLLSSRGDFFWGLLLEHLQLSLLSIALAIVNGLLTGVAISEYRRSSKVVMGVINFIYTIPSISLLGFLIPLSGIGNTTAVIALTIYALLPMVRNTYTGLANVEPLLVEAATGMGGTRAQVLWKVKLPLAMPMILAGVRNMTVMTIALAGIASFIGAGGLGVAIYRGITTNNKAMTLAGSLLIALLAILADTLIGLLEKLTQRHRAQR
- a CDS encoding pyridoxamine 5'-phosphate oxidase family protein, with protein sequence MNAQNCLAMLRSIRDAAFATVDENGLPQVRMIDVMLAEQQALYFCTARGKAFYRELMQDGHVAVTGMNEKYQMVRLNGIAERLDEQTSWIDRIFKANPTMNEVYPGDSRYVLEAFCIRAGQVEFFDLGVSPIERALFPFGGARAEPKGFFITEACIGCGKCAAACPQKCIAAGSPYRIEQAHCLHCGLCAELCPSACIIKEQRI